A genomic segment from Streptomyces sp. NBC_00459 encodes:
- a CDS encoding bifunctional 3-(3-hydroxy-phenyl)propionate/3-hydroxycinnamic acid hydroxylase has product MTHPPPETGPDVLIVGAGPTGLTAAHLLGSRGVRVLLVERNTTTSNDAKAISLDDESLRTLQSADGLDEAVYPILVPGTGTKYFGIGGRTLVHARGTGDQRFGHPFKNPFAQPDLERVLCEQLRHLPSVDVRFGTRLTTLTQHPGRVRVSLRTGAEDGPVDEMDVSYVLGCDGGRSTVRDLLSIPMHGLSFPDVWLVADTLGDSHDQRYGMHHGDPDRPVVIVPGRDGRCRYEFRLKPGECEAGASPPFELVRQLLEPYRQITPGQVERAVVYSFHALLADRLRDGRCFLLGDAAHMMPPFAGQGLNSGVRDAANLCWKIAEALAGRAGDALLDTYDTERRPHARAVIDLSVRLGRIVMTTSRPRALLRDLLVRTAMHTPPGRRYLTEMRYRPDTRVRAGVVVRTDGPGRELVGMMLPQPRVLHGPHHRLTRLDDVLGQGWSLLGIDVTDADWEAALRAGLPDATALAIFLDDRSPRDRAGRTGVADADGRLDALFAGLTGRFALVRPDRLVAAAFSPDRAQHVGAELRRLTATPTPATVPSDPTPDPVPQIRHDRTGVPR; this is encoded by the coding sequence ATGACGCACCCACCGCCGGAAACAGGGCCCGACGTGCTCATCGTCGGCGCCGGCCCGACCGGGTTGACGGCCGCCCATCTGCTGGGCTCGCGGGGCGTACGGGTACTGCTGGTCGAGCGCAACACCACCACCAGCAACGACGCCAAGGCGATCAGCCTCGACGACGAGTCCCTGCGCACTCTCCAATCGGCCGACGGCCTCGACGAGGCGGTCTACCCGATCCTCGTGCCGGGCACAGGGACGAAGTACTTCGGCATCGGCGGACGGACGCTCGTCCACGCACGCGGCACCGGCGACCAGCGCTTCGGACATCCGTTCAAAAACCCCTTCGCCCAGCCAGACCTGGAGCGCGTGCTGTGCGAGCAGCTGCGCCACCTCCCCAGCGTCGATGTCCGTTTCGGTACCCGGCTGACAACTCTCACCCAGCACCCCGGCCGGGTGCGGGTGTCGCTGCGAACAGGTGCGGAGGACGGGCCTGTCGATGAGATGGACGTCTCGTACGTCCTGGGCTGCGACGGCGGTCGCAGTACCGTGCGCGACCTGCTGTCCATTCCCATGCACGGCCTCAGCTTCCCGGATGTGTGGCTGGTGGCCGACACCCTTGGGGACTCGCACGACCAGCGCTACGGCATGCACCACGGCGACCCCGACCGCCCCGTCGTCATCGTCCCGGGCCGGGACGGCCGTTGCCGCTACGAGTTCCGCCTGAAGCCGGGCGAGTGCGAGGCCGGCGCCTCTCCGCCGTTCGAATTGGTGCGCCAACTCCTTGAGCCCTACCGGCAGATCACACCCGGGCAGGTGGAGCGCGCGGTCGTCTACAGCTTCCACGCGCTGCTCGCCGACCGCCTGCGCGACGGCCGCTGCTTCCTGCTCGGCGATGCCGCGCACATGATGCCGCCGTTCGCCGGCCAGGGCCTCAACTCCGGTGTCCGGGACGCGGCCAACCTCTGCTGGAAGATCGCCGAGGCCCTGGCGGGACGAGCCGGAGACGCGCTGCTCGACACGTACGACACGGAGCGGCGCCCCCACGCCAGGGCGGTGATCGACCTGTCCGTACGACTCGGCCGGATCGTCATGACCACCAGCCGCCCTCGCGCCCTGCTGCGCGACCTGCTGGTGCGAACGGCCATGCATACCCCGCCGGGACGCCGCTATCTCACCGAGATGCGCTACCGCCCCGACACCCGGGTACGGGCCGGAGTCGTCGTCCGTACGGACGGCCCCGGCCGCGAACTCGTCGGCATGATGCTGCCCCAGCCGCGCGTTCTGCACGGGCCGCACCACCGCCTCACCCGACTCGACGATGTCCTCGGGCAGGGGTGGAGCCTGCTCGGGATCGACGTGACCGACGCGGACTGGGAGGCGGCCCTGCGGGCCGGCCTCCCGGACGCCACCGCGCTGGCGATCTTCCTGGACGACCGTTCACCTCGTGACCGGGCCGGCCGGACGGGGGTCGCCGATGCCGACGGCCGACTCGACGCCCTCTTCGCCGGGCTGACCGGACGCTTCGCGCTCGTACGCCCCGACCGTCTGGTGGCCGCCGCGTTCAGCCCGGACCGAGCCCAGCATGTCGGCGCGGAACTGCGCCGTCTCACCGCCACCCCGACACCCGCCACCGTTCCTTCCGATCCCACCCCCGATCCCGTGCCCCAGATCCGGCACGACCGCACAGGAGTACCCCGATGA
- a CDS encoding benzaldehyde dehydrogenase, which produces MTFLDSSIWEGLVFSGGWVNGSGGEYDAVEPATGKTLGRVGCGTPADVDKAVDQAVRAQREWAALPYSDRAAVLRRAARLFEEHRQEIETCLMRESGAVRPFAALQVSSGGAEECYEAAALAGAPYGELLRSGQERLSFARRRPVGVVGVIAPFNVPITLAMRAVAPALALGNAVVLKPDPRTAISGGVVFARVFEEAGLPPGLLHVLPGSADVGAALVEHPRVPVIAFTGSTRAGRAIGVAAARHLKRVHLELGGNSALVVMDDVDLDKAASVGAWGSFVHAGQICMASSRHLVHASVADEYTALLAQHADALPVGDPLGENVALGPIIDAGQRDNIHRIVTETVEAGARPAAGGTYQDLFYRPTVLTDVPLTAPAYAQEIFGPVAPVVPFRDLDEAARLAAGTEYGLSLGVLTRDVMKGLALAERVPSGLVHINDQTVNDEPLVPFGGVGDSGTGSRHGGSAANLEAFTEQQWVTVRGEIPDHPF; this is translated from the coding sequence ATGACGTTCTTGGACAGCAGTATCTGGGAAGGCCTCGTCTTCTCCGGTGGGTGGGTCAACGGCTCCGGTGGGGAGTACGACGCCGTCGAGCCCGCCACCGGCAAGACCCTGGGCCGCGTCGGCTGCGGCACACCGGCCGACGTGGACAAGGCGGTGGATCAGGCTGTGCGGGCCCAGCGCGAGTGGGCCGCCCTGCCGTACTCCGACCGTGCCGCCGTACTGCGCCGCGCCGCGCGCCTGTTCGAGGAGCACCGACAGGAGATCGAGACCTGTCTCATGCGGGAGTCCGGTGCGGTCCGGCCGTTCGCCGCCCTGCAGGTCAGCAGCGGTGGCGCGGAGGAGTGCTACGAGGCCGCCGCCCTTGCCGGGGCACCCTACGGTGAGCTGCTGCGTTCAGGACAGGAACGGCTGTCGTTCGCCCGCCGCAGGCCCGTGGGAGTGGTCGGCGTCATCGCCCCGTTCAACGTGCCGATCACTCTGGCCATGCGGGCGGTCGCCCCGGCGCTCGCGCTCGGCAACGCGGTCGTCCTCAAGCCGGATCCCCGTACCGCGATCAGTGGCGGCGTGGTCTTCGCCCGCGTCTTCGAGGAGGCGGGTCTGCCTCCTGGTCTGCTGCACGTCCTGCCCGGCAGCGCGGACGTCGGTGCCGCCCTGGTCGAGCATCCTCGGGTCCCCGTCATCGCGTTCACCGGCTCCACCCGGGCAGGCCGCGCCATCGGCGTGGCCGCGGCCCGGCACCTCAAGCGGGTCCATCTGGAGTTGGGCGGGAACTCCGCGCTCGTCGTGATGGACGACGTCGATCTGGACAAGGCTGCTTCGGTGGGCGCCTGGGGATCCTTCGTGCACGCCGGGCAGATCTGCATGGCCAGCAGCCGCCACCTCGTCCACGCCTCGGTCGCCGACGAGTACACCGCGCTGCTCGCCCAGCACGCCGACGCCCTTCCGGTCGGCGACCCGCTCGGTGAGAACGTCGCCCTGGGACCGATCATCGACGCCGGTCAGCGCGACAACATCCACCGCATCGTCACCGAGACGGTCGAGGCCGGTGCCCGGCCGGCCGCGGGCGGCACCTACCAGGACCTGTTCTACCGGCCGACCGTGCTCACCGACGTACCGCTGACCGCGCCCGCCTACGCGCAGGAGATCTTCGGGCCCGTGGCACCCGTCGTCCCCTTCCGGGACCTGGACGAGGCGGCCAGGCTCGCCGCGGGCACCGAGTACGGGCTGTCCCTCGGTGTCCTGACCCGGGACGTCATGAAGGGTCTCGCCCTGGCGGAGCGCGTACCCAGCGGCCTGGTGCACATCAACGACCAGACGGTCAACGACGAGCCGCTGGTCCCGTTCGGCGGGGTCGGCGACTCCGGCACCGGCTCCCGCCACGGCGGCAGCGCAGCCAACCTCGAAGCCTTCACCGAACAGCAGTGGGTCACCGTACGGGGCGAAATCCCCGACCACCCCTTCTGA
- a CDS encoding carotenoid oxygenase family protein translates to MPPNPMTVVPRRTGHASAATSAPAGAVWPTDNKFLNGPFAPWTEENEAYDLEVDGEIPSDLAGALFRVSSNPRFEPRNTDRYHWWEGDGMVCGIYLREGRAAYRTRWVETDSMKVEVEAGEAVYSGFVNGGTPGRLPEGAPPAKNVANINAGIFDDHLIVYFEGGLPHALDPETLRTIGTYDFHGGVDVLCTGHYKTDPDTGDMLFFAATGPVVTWYRADVKTAEIIDSHSFDIGVPVLMHDFAVSDTYAVFFVTPAQFRLDLVMQSRPGVVWDENSLEHGVQIVLMNRHTHEVTWHELGGHWANTHFFNAYEQDGELVIDGHRISRLGNPVDRLSTPLGSHEWFPPAQPYRWRVDLATGRATEEMISGIFGEFPKINDAYTGRPNRYGYYVTTRGLADDTMSDGLARHDHLLDRTTVVEGPDGLTSPGEPVFVARENACGEDDGYLLTLWWNRTTNLSELLIHDAADLRRTPLARVRLPSRVPFGFHGSWADHVVLDRAIAARSNDGR, encoded by the coding sequence ATGCCCCCGAACCCGATGACCGTCGTGCCCCGTCGAACCGGACATGCCTCCGCTGCCACCTCCGCCCCCGCGGGAGCTGTGTGGCCCACCGACAACAAGTTCCTCAACGGCCCCTTCGCACCCTGGACGGAGGAGAACGAGGCGTACGACCTTGAGGTGGACGGCGAGATACCGTCCGACCTCGCGGGCGCGCTGTTCCGCGTCTCTTCCAACCCTCGTTTCGAGCCCCGCAACACCGACCGCTACCACTGGTGGGAGGGGGACGGAATGGTGTGCGGCATCTACCTGCGTGAGGGCCGGGCCGCCTACCGCACCCGCTGGGTCGAGACCGACTCGATGAAGGTCGAGGTGGAGGCCGGCGAAGCGGTCTACAGCGGCTTCGTCAACGGCGGCACCCCGGGCCGGCTGCCCGAGGGCGCCCCGCCCGCCAAGAACGTGGCCAACATCAACGCCGGCATCTTCGACGACCACCTGATCGTCTACTTCGAGGGCGGACTGCCGCACGCGCTGGACCCCGAGACCCTGCGCACGATCGGTACGTACGACTTCCACGGCGGCGTCGACGTCCTGTGCACCGGCCACTACAAGACCGACCCCGACACCGGCGACATGCTCTTCTTCGCCGCCACCGGCCCGGTCGTCACCTGGTATCGCGCCGACGTGAAGACAGCCGAGATCATCGACTCGCACTCCTTCGATATCGGCGTGCCGGTCCTCATGCACGACTTCGCGGTGAGCGACACCTACGCCGTCTTCTTCGTCACCCCTGCCCAGTTCCGCCTCGACCTGGTCATGCAGAGCAGGCCCGGCGTTGTCTGGGACGAGAACTCCCTCGAACACGGTGTGCAGATCGTCCTGATGAACCGCCACACCCACGAGGTCACCTGGCACGAACTCGGCGGCCACTGGGCCAACACCCACTTCTTCAACGCCTACGAGCAGGACGGCGAGCTCGTCATCGACGGGCACCGCATCAGCCGGCTCGGCAATCCCGTCGACCGCCTCTCCACGCCGCTGGGCTCCCACGAGTGGTTCCCTCCGGCCCAGCCGTACCGATGGCGCGTCGACCTGGCCACCGGACGGGCCACGGAGGAGATGATCAGTGGCATCTTCGGTGAGTTCCCGAAGATCAACGACGCGTACACGGGTCGGCCGAACCGCTACGGCTACTACGTCACCACGCGCGGCCTGGCCGACGACACGATGTCCGACGGACTCGCCCGCCACGACCACCTCCTCGACCGCACCACCGTCGTCGAGGGACCGGACGGCCTGACCAGCCCCGGCGAACCGGTCTTCGTCGCCCGCGAGAACGCCTGCGGCGAGGACGACGGCTACCTGCTCACCCTGTGGTGGAACCGCACCACCAACCTGAGCGAACTGCTCATCCACGACGCCGCCGACCTGCGCCGCACCCCGCTGGCCAGGGTCAGGCTCCCCAGCCGCGTGCCCTTCGGCTTCCACGGAAGCTGGGCCGACCACGTCGTCCTGGACCGGGCCATCGCGGCCCGTAGCAACGACGGCCGGTAG
- a CDS encoding MFS transporter, with the protein MTRSDAGRTTAQAATEGPPSLDRATLIAACMAICVAQVGIPLASPIIGEIQRDFGASAAALAWIPAAFILPTAILELNFGVLGDLFGRKRLLVLGGLLITAGCLVVATSGSLTQLIAGQAVAGLGAAAVFPSSLAVIVAATPEAAARARALSYWAVSLAFGAMIAPLISGFTAEHTDWHWAYVPLAVLGLVTAAVSARWIVDSREPAGRGLDWPGQITVAVSLLALLYAVIEGANDGYTATHIVLAFAIAVAAFVGFLVAERKSRTPMLRLELFRIPSFAAAAAIGLLAMFGFIGTAYALSIKLEAVYHLSPLQAALPFALIQAVPLLLTPVLPRLLQRVHPRALLVGGLLSLAAGEIWMAMLPGDATDLASMAGSILLLGVGFITMFSALTAVAVGAVGIRHAGMASAVTSLVRETGQALGPAIVSAVALGTASSALAAKLADAKLPAEAMGAASAVNADGGAIAVANADLGELSRTLVPLARQALESSLDLGLYLCAGASLVAALIAVLALKHSAASGAPGGLNSEEAADTAAAHEDTDTPAPKVKALPSH; encoded by the coding sequence ATGACCCGTTCCGATGCCGGGAGAACCACCGCCCAGGCCGCCACCGAAGGCCCGCCGTCGCTGGACCGCGCCACCCTGATCGCCGCCTGCATGGCCATCTGCGTGGCCCAGGTCGGCATCCCGCTCGCGTCCCCGATCATCGGAGAGATCCAGCGGGACTTCGGAGCATCGGCCGCCGCGCTCGCCTGGATTCCCGCGGCGTTCATCCTGCCGACGGCCATCCTGGAGCTGAACTTCGGCGTCCTCGGCGATCTCTTCGGACGCAAGCGCCTACTCGTTCTCGGCGGCCTGCTGATCACGGCCGGCTGCCTGGTCGTCGCGACCTCGGGCTCGCTGACCCAGCTCATCGCCGGTCAGGCGGTCGCAGGGCTCGGTGCCGCAGCGGTCTTCCCCTCCTCGCTGGCGGTGATCGTCGCCGCCACCCCGGAGGCCGCCGCCCGTGCGCGAGCCCTGTCGTACTGGGCCGTCAGCCTGGCGTTCGGCGCCATGATCGCCCCGCTGATCAGCGGGTTCACCGCCGAACACACCGACTGGCACTGGGCCTATGTACCCCTCGCGGTGCTCGGCCTGGTCACTGCGGCCGTCAGCGCCCGGTGGATCGTGGACTCCCGGGAGCCGGCCGGGCGGGGGCTCGACTGGCCGGGCCAGATCACGGTCGCCGTGTCCCTGCTGGCGCTGCTCTACGCCGTCATCGAGGGTGCCAACGACGGCTACACCGCGACCCACATCGTGCTCGCCTTCGCCATCGCCGTCGCCGCCTTCGTGGGCTTCCTCGTCGCGGAGCGCAAGTCGAGGACGCCGATGCTGCGGCTGGAACTCTTCCGGATCCCCTCCTTCGCCGCGGCCGCCGCCATCGGACTGCTCGCCATGTTCGGCTTCATCGGCACCGCCTACGCGCTGAGCATCAAGCTGGAGGCGGTCTACCACCTCTCCCCGCTCCAGGCCGCTCTGCCCTTCGCACTCATCCAGGCGGTCCCGCTGCTCCTCACACCCGTCCTGCCCAGGTTGCTCCAGCGCGTGCACCCCCGCGCCCTGCTCGTCGGCGGCCTGCTGTCACTCGCCGCAGGGGAGATCTGGATGGCGATGCTGCCGGGCGACGCCACGGATCTGGCGTCGATGGCCGGATCGATCCTGCTGCTGGGGGTCGGCTTCATCACGATGTTCTCCGCACTGACGGCCGTCGCGGTCGGCGCCGTCGGCATCCGGCACGCCGGTATGGCCAGCGCCGTAACCAGCCTCGTCCGTGAGACCGGGCAGGCCCTCGGCCCCGCGATCGTCAGCGCGGTCGCCCTCGGCACGGCGAGCAGCGCTCTCGCCGCGAAGCTCGCCGATGCCAAGCTCCCCGCCGAGGCCATGGGCGCGGCCAGTGCCGTCAACGCGGACGGGGGTGCGATCGCGGTCGCCAACGCCGATCTCGGCGAGCTGTCGCGCACCCTGGTGCCACTGGCCCGCCAAGCCCTCGAATCGAGCCTCGACCTCGGCCTGTACCTCTGCGCCGGCGCCAGCCTGGTGGCCGCGCTCATCGCAGTGCTCGCCCTGAAGCACAGTGCCGCCTCGGGCGCACCCGGCGGCCTGAACAGCGAGGAAGCGGCCGACACCGCAGCGGCACACGAGGACACGGACACTCCAGCCCCGAAGGTCAAAGCACTGCCCAGCCACTGA
- a CDS encoding GlsB/YeaQ/YmgE family stress response membrane protein, producing MGIIAWIIIGLLAGAIAKALMPGKDPGGIIITMLIGIVGGLLGGWLGKVIFGVDSIDGFFDISTWIAAIVGSFILLALYRLVTGNRHSSRHA from the coding sequence ATGGGCATCATCGCGTGGATCATCATCGGCCTGCTCGCCGGCGCCATCGCCAAGGCGCTGATGCCGGGCAAGGACCCCGGCGGCATCATCATCACCATGCTCATCGGCATCGTCGGCGGTCTGCTCGGCGGCTGGCTCGGCAAGGTGATCTTCGGCGTCGACTCCATCGACGGGTTCTTCGACATCTCGACCTGGATCGCCGCGATCGTCGGCTCCTTCATCCTGCTCGCCCTCTACCGTCTCGTCACCGGCAACCGGCATTCGAGCCGTCACGCATGA
- a CDS encoding endonuclease/exonuclease/phosphatase family protein: protein MTRADAAETRRSIGDPRDTGPGTWRAGIRRAIRIGSRPGPWKRGPVLAATALLLGLCMLLHARIPNRIGNLGSLTETVLPWFGLFVPLLLAGALWRRSASAVVALLLPVLVWLQLYGDLLSDKSHPGGDLTVAGHNVGANNSDPAGTARDLAAAGADVLALEEITPQAKPLYEKELAKAYPHHTVLGTVGLWSKLPLSDTRPVDIQTDYGPLAETKPVDIKMADTRALRTTVATEQGPLAVYVAHLGSARVNPSAGFWTDSRDRNARALGKAIAAERNERVVLLGDLNGTTEDRAFAGLTSQLRSTQAVAGNGFGFSWPARFPVVRIDQILVRGVKPESSWTLPATGSDHLPVAAAIRW from the coding sequence ATGACGCGGGCGGACGCGGCGGAGACCCGGCGGAGCATCGGCGACCCCCGGGACACCGGCCCCGGTACCTGGCGGGCGGGCATCCGCCGGGCGATCCGTATCGGCTCCCGCCCGGGGCCCTGGAAGCGTGGTCCGGTGCTCGCGGCAACGGCGCTGCTGCTGGGCCTGTGCATGTTGCTGCACGCGAGGATCCCGAACCGGATCGGGAACCTCGGCAGCCTGACGGAGACGGTCCTGCCGTGGTTCGGACTGTTCGTCCCGCTGCTGCTGGCCGGGGCACTGTGGCGCCGCTCCGCCTCCGCGGTGGTCGCGCTGCTGTTGCCGGTCCTGGTGTGGTTGCAGCTCTACGGCGACCTGCTCAGCGACAAGTCCCACCCGGGCGGCGACCTCACCGTGGCCGGCCACAACGTCGGTGCGAACAACTCCGACCCGGCCGGCACCGCCCGCGACCTGGCCGCGGCCGGCGCGGACGTGCTGGCTCTGGAGGAGATCACCCCGCAGGCGAAGCCGCTGTACGAGAAGGAACTGGCGAAGGCGTACCCCCACCACACGGTGCTGGGCACGGTCGGGCTGTGGAGCAAGCTACCGCTGTCGGACACCCGGCCGGTCGACATCCAGACGGACTACGGGCCGCTGGCGGAAACCAAGCCGGTCGACATCAAGATGGCCGACACCCGGGCACTGCGGACCACGGTGGCCACGGAGCAGGGTCCCCTGGCGGTGTACGTGGCCCACCTGGGGTCAGCGCGGGTGAATCCCAGCGCGGGCTTCTGGACGGACTCGCGGGACAGAAACGCGCGGGCACTCGGCAAGGCCATCGCCGCCGAGAGGAACGAGCGCGTGGTGCTGCTCGGCGACCTGAACGGCACCACGGAGGACCGCGCGTTCGCCGGCCTCACCTCGCAGCTGCGCTCGACCCAGGCTGTGGCCGGGAACGGCTTCGGCTTCAGCTGGCCCGCGAGGTTCCCCGTGGTGCGGATCGACCAGATCCTGGTCCGCGGGGTGAAGCCGGAGAGTTCGTGGACGCTGCCGGCCACGGGCAGTGACCATCTGCCGGTGGCGGCCGCAATCCGCTGGTGA
- a CDS encoding DUF402 domain-containing protein: MRSFETGQTVVRRDVHSSGRVWSEQALRVVADTGAVLVTACAPGAEARWPALYAKARADGDRSVRAKAFEAMAAGEWALADSRWQETELLLWKQPGMWFSVNAFFVPADPVDGGRRLRNWYVNFERPTVRTAIGFDTFDLAVDLVVDPDLSRWHWKDEDEYAHARRLGIVTDSEHRAVDDARARALAMIGERSGPFADAAWRSWRWDSAWSTPGLP, encoded by the coding sequence GTGCGCAGTTTCGAGACGGGGCAGACGGTCGTACGGCGCGATGTGCACAGCAGCGGGCGGGTGTGGAGCGAGCAGGCGCTGCGTGTCGTCGCCGACACCGGTGCGGTTCTGGTGACGGCCTGCGCGCCGGGGGCGGAGGCCCGCTGGCCCGCCCTGTATGCCAAGGCCCGTGCTGACGGCGACCGTTCGGTGCGTGCGAAGGCGTTCGAGGCGATGGCGGCGGGGGAGTGGGCGCTCGCGGACAGCCGGTGGCAGGAGACCGAGCTGTTGCTGTGGAAGCAGCCAGGGATGTGGTTCAGCGTCAACGCCTTCTTCGTCCCGGCCGACCCTGTCGACGGCGGCCGTCGGCTGCGGAACTGGTACGTGAACTTTGAGCGGCCCACGGTCCGGACCGCCATCGGTTTCGACACCTTCGACCTGGCTGTGGACCTGGTCGTCGATCCCGACCTGAGCCGGTGGCACTGGAAGGACGAAGACGAGTACGCCCATGCACGACGGCTCGGCATCGTCACCGACAGCGAGCATCGAGCCGTCGACGACGCCCGTGCCCGGGCTCTCGCGATGATCGGGGAACGCTCGGGCCCGTTCGCCGATGCTGCGTGGAGGTCCTGGCGGTGGGATTCGGCCTGGTCCACGCCTGGCCTGCCGTGA
- a CDS encoding VOC family protein encodes MAITGLGHTGFWVDDLETMRDFYSRVLGLTVTDEDEERGIVFFSSRPEEEHHEFVLQRGRTAPPGAKLTHQVSWRVDSLESIIDFHHRFRGEGIEVQQEVTHGNAIGIYFFDPEGNRNEVYLRLERDVRQPFRKSIDLDQDPADVLAEAERLLTEGGPAYQPVQ; translated from the coding sequence ATGGCGATCACTGGACTCGGTCACACCGGCTTCTGGGTGGACGACCTGGAGACGATGCGCGACTTCTACTCCCGTGTTCTGGGGCTGACCGTCACGGACGAGGACGAGGAGCGGGGCATCGTGTTCTTCTCCTCGCGTCCCGAGGAGGAGCATCACGAGTTCGTCCTGCAGCGGGGCCGCACCGCGCCTCCCGGCGCCAAGCTCACCCACCAGGTGTCATGGCGCGTGGACTCCCTGGAGTCGATCATCGACTTCCATCACCGGTTCCGCGGCGAGGGCATCGAGGTCCAGCAGGAAGTCACCCACGGCAACGCGATCGGGATCTACTTCTTCGACCCCGAGGGCAATCGCAACGAGGTCTACCTCCGGCTGGAGCGTGACGTACGCCAGCCGTTCCGCAAGAGCATCGACCTCGACCAGGACCCGGCGGACGTGCTCGCCGAGGCCGAACGGCTGCTGACCGAGGGCGGCCCCGCCTACCAGCCGGTCCAGTGA
- a CDS encoding pectate lyase family protein: protein MASPSHRRSLRTRRTVLVSTAAVAAAGLGAAVFAMNANAGAVDLAHQVLPAKDGWAASGTGTTGGAQADSAHVFTVSTRAQLVKALGSATNSTAKIIQIKGTIDANTNDAGKKLTCADYTAGTGYSLAAYLKAYDPATYGRSKLPSGTQEKARAAAQAAQAKNIVFKVPANTTLVGVPGTNAGITGGSLQAKSVDNVIIRNLTFSATEDCFPQWDPTDGSTGNWNSAYDSVTLRGATHVWADHNTFTDAPHLDSANPKYYGREYQIHDGALDITNGSDLVTVERNQFTNHDKTMLIGSSDTDSVGKLRVSIHHNVWKGIVQRAPLARIGQIHIYNNYFDTTTINGYAPLYTVNSRAKAQVVAEFNAWKLPSGGKAAKLLSGDGTGSVAGTGNLVNGTATDLVAVYNAANSKKLKTTVNWKPALTAGLQTTAKNLATELAGTAGAGVLTK, encoded by the coding sequence GTGGCTTCCCCTTCCCACCGCCGCTCCCTCCGCACACGCCGCACCGTTCTGGTCTCCACCGCGGCCGTGGCCGCCGCGGGCCTCGGCGCCGCAGTCTTCGCCATGAACGCGAACGCGGGTGCCGTCGACCTGGCTCACCAGGTGCTGCCCGCCAAGGACGGCTGGGCGGCCTCCGGCACCGGCACGACCGGTGGCGCGCAGGCCGACTCCGCGCACGTCTTCACCGTCAGCACCCGCGCGCAGCTGGTGAAGGCGCTGGGCAGTGCGACCAACTCGACGGCGAAGATCATCCAGATCAAGGGCACGATCGACGCCAATACGAACGATGCGGGCAAGAAGCTGACCTGCGCCGACTACACAGCCGGTACGGGATACTCGCTCGCCGCCTATCTGAAGGCGTACGACCCCGCCACGTACGGCCGTTCGAAGCTGCCCTCGGGTACGCAGGAGAAGGCGCGGGCCGCCGCCCAGGCCGCGCAGGCGAAGAACATCGTCTTCAAGGTGCCGGCCAACACCACCCTCGTGGGAGTGCCGGGCACCAACGCCGGGATCACCGGAGGCAGTCTCCAGGCGAAGAGCGTCGACAACGTCATCATCCGGAACCTGACCTTCAGCGCCACCGAGGACTGCTTCCCGCAGTGGGACCCGACGGACGGTTCCACCGGCAACTGGAACTCCGCGTACGACTCCGTCACCCTGCGTGGGGCGACCCATGTATGGGCCGACCACAACACGTTCACCGACGCGCCGCACCTCGACAGCGCCAACCCGAAGTACTACGGCCGGGAGTACCAGATCCACGACGGTGCCCTCGACATCACCAACGGCTCCGACCTGGTGACCGTCGAGCGCAACCAGTTCACGAACCACGACAAGACCATGCTGATCGGCAGCAGCGACACCGACAGCGTCGGAAAGCTGCGGGTCTCCATCCACCACAACGTGTGGAAGGGCATCGTCCAGCGCGCCCCGCTGGCCCGGATCGGCCAGATCCACATCTACAACAACTACTTCGACACGACGACCATCAACGGCTACGCGCCCCTCTACACGGTCAACTCCCGGGCCAAGGCGCAGGTCGTCGCCGAGTTCAACGCCTGGAAGCTCCCTTCCGGCGGCAAGGCCGCGAAGCTGCTGAGCGGCGACGGCACCGGCTCGGTCGCGGGCACCGGCAACCTGGTCAACGGCACGGCGACGGATCTCGTGGCCGTGTACAACGCCGCGAACTCCAAGAAGCTGAAGACGACGGTCAACTGGAAGCCGGCCCTGACGGCGGGCCTCCAGACGACGGCGAAGAACCTGGCGACGGAGCTGGCGGGGACCGCGGGCGCCGGCGTCCTCACCAAGTGA